In Mongoliitalea daihaiensis, one DNA window encodes the following:
- a CDS encoding DUF302 domain-containing protein, with protein MNYYISKTITATNFEAAKAKVTEALQSEGFGVLTEIDIQATMKKKLDKDYRPFLILGACNPVYADKVLSLDPRMSVMLPCNVVLRSIDDQTIEVAAIDPLAAMGGLGNTEIEPLAADVKEKLARVIEKIF; from the coding sequence ATGAACTACTATATTTCCAAAACCATTACAGCAACTAATTTTGAGGCTGCAAAAGCCAAGGTCACTGAAGCCTTACAATCTGAAGGATTTGGCGTTTTGACTGAGATCGATATACAGGCAACCATGAAAAAGAAACTAGACAAAGACTATCGCCCTTTTTTGATACTAGGCGCATGCAATCCTGTCTATGCCGATAAAGTACTGAGTTTGGATCCTCGTATGAGTGTGATGCTTCCCTGTAATGTAGTCCTCCGATCCATTGATGATCAAACCATAGAAGTAGCTGCCATTGATCCTTTGGCTGCTATGGGAGGACTTGGGAATACTGAAATCGAGCCACTAGCTGCCGATGTGAAAGAAAAACTAGCCCGGGTGATTGAGAAGATTTTTTAA
- a CDS encoding acetate/propionate family kinase, with protein MKILVINSGSSSLKYQLFDMPHESPLCMGLVDRIGLETGSISHKVWKDGELHTFSMQMPIPNHEVGLQQVTTLLVDSEKGILQALDEVKAIGHRVVHGGEEFASTTVIDAHVKDKIKELFALAPLHNPPNYIGIEVAEKVFPNATQVAVFDTAFHQTMPARAYRYAIPKALYQDKGIRAYGFHGSSHQYVSKKAATYLDGAASKLIVVHLGNGSSITAVKDGQSIDHSMGLGPMGGLVMGTRAGDIDPSIIFHLINERGYAAQEVNDMLNKKSGLVGLCGYSDMRDVKEAIAKGDSDAALAYEIYAYRIKKYIGSYVAVLNGLDALIFTAGIGENDAEMRAAACQDLSYLGIELDAEKNSIRSSEVREVQKKGSAVKILVIPTNEELEIGQQTYVLVNN; from the coding sequence ATGAAAATTTTAGTAATAAACTCAGGAAGCAGTTCACTCAAGTACCAATTATTTGATATGCCCCATGAGTCCCCACTTTGTATGGGGTTAGTAGATAGAATTGGTTTGGAGACAGGCAGTATTTCCCATAAAGTGTGGAAAGATGGAGAATTGCACACTTTTTCTATGCAAATGCCTATACCGAATCATGAGGTAGGCTTACAGCAAGTAACAACTTTGTTGGTGGATAGTGAAAAAGGAATATTGCAGGCTTTGGATGAGGTCAAAGCTATCGGACATCGGGTAGTCCATGGAGGAGAGGAATTTGCTTCCACCACCGTGATCGATGCACATGTCAAAGATAAAATTAAGGAACTATTTGCTTTGGCACCCTTGCATAATCCACCCAACTATATTGGAATTGAGGTTGCTGAAAAGGTTTTTCCAAATGCTACGCAAGTGGCAGTTTTTGATACGGCCTTTCATCAAACCATGCCAGCTCGAGCGTATCGCTATGCCATTCCTAAAGCATTGTACCAAGACAAAGGGATACGAGCATATGGTTTTCATGGGAGTAGCCACCAATATGTCAGTAAAAAGGCAGCAACGTATTTAGATGGTGCAGCATCCAAATTGATTGTAGTGCATCTAGGCAATGGCAGTAGTATTACTGCTGTCAAGGATGGACAATCGATTGATCACAGCATGGGGTTGGGCCCTATGGGTGGTTTGGTAATGGGGACCAGAGCTGGGGATATAGACCCATCGATTATCTTCCATTTAATCAATGAACGAGGTTATGCTGCCCAAGAAGTCAATGATATGCTCAATAAAAAGAGTGGTTTAGTAGGGCTTTGCGGCTACAGCGATATGCGGGATGTCAAAGAAGCAATTGCAAAGGGGGATTCCGATGCCGCATTGGCTTATGAAATCTATGCTTATCGAATTAAAAAATACATCGGGAGTTATGTGGCGGTCCTCAATGGTCTGGATGCACTGATTTTTACCGCGGGTATAGGTGAAAATGATGCAGAAATGCGCGCAGCAGCCTGTCAGGACTTGTCGTACTTAGGCATTGAATTGGATGCAGAGAAAAATTCTATCCGCAGTAGCGAGGTACGCGAAGTTCAAAAGAAAGGAAGTGCTGTGAAAATTCTGGTAATCCCTACCAATGAGGAGTTGGAGATTGGGCAGCAGACGTATGTGTTGGTTAATAATTAG
- the pta gene encoding phosphate acetyltransferase yields MNYNKSVFIATAQPFSGKSIIALGLVDMLLAKGQKIGYFKPIINHSPEVKRDSHIETLMDYFKLPLDYDKCYAFTREQANTLIENGMQGEIIDTIIDKYKGLESDYDFTIIEGSDFLGEGTAFEFDANIAIAKNLGTPVIAVVSGENKSLAQILNSAAVTVQNFTSRKVDVLALVINKVKEEDVEELKKAIGNHIQSAIKIAIIPRIMELKSPTMNEVKKYLDADVLFGGEFLHNRVDHFIFGAMQVSNFLNHIKKNVLIVAPGDRADIVLASLQASLSQNYPKIAGIVLTGGFELADSVIKLIEGSDVNLPILSVQEPSFYAATKVSGIHSKISPDNQAKIESAINTFRKYIDVESLETAMANFVHVGMTPRMFQYQLVSKARSKKKHIVLPEGKDDRILLAADRLVKQDIVYITILGDIKEMKASINRLGLSLSDENCQLINPIDSIYFDDYANTLFELRKGKNMPLGVARDLMTDVAYFGTMMVFKGHADGMVSGAAHTTAHTIRPALQFVKTKPGISLVSSIFFMSLPERVLVFGDCAININPSSEELSEIAISSADTAKSFGIEPKVAMLSYSSGASGTGEDVEKVRKATELIKEKRPDILVEGPIQYDAAVDPLTGQQKMPGSPVAGKATVLIFPDLNTGNNTYKAVQRETGAMAIGPMLQGLNKPVNDLSRGCTVDDIFNTVVITSIQAQE; encoded by the coding sequence ATGAACTATAATAAAAGTGTTTTTATTGCCACTGCACAGCCTTTCAGCGGTAAGTCAATCATTGCTTTGGGTTTGGTAGATATGCTGCTAGCCAAAGGACAAAAGATAGGCTATTTTAAACCGATCATCAATCATAGTCCTGAAGTCAAGCGTGACTCCCATATTGAAACCTTGATGGACTACTTCAAACTCCCCTTGGATTATGATAAATGTTACGCTTTTACCCGTGAGCAAGCCAATACCTTAATAGAAAATGGCATGCAGGGGGAGATTATTGATACGATTATCGATAAATATAAAGGCCTGGAGTCTGATTATGATTTTACTATCATAGAAGGAAGTGACTTTTTGGGTGAAGGGACAGCATTCGAGTTTGACGCTAATATTGCCATTGCTAAAAATTTGGGTACTCCTGTTATTGCTGTAGTTTCTGGTGAAAATAAATCTCTTGCCCAAATTCTCAATTCAGCGGCAGTTACCGTCCAAAATTTCACTTCCAGAAAAGTTGACGTGTTGGCATTGGTTATCAATAAAGTGAAGGAAGAGGATGTTGAGGAGTTGAAAAAAGCGATAGGCAATCACATTCAATCAGCTATCAAGATTGCTATTATCCCTCGAATTATGGAGTTGAAAAGTCCTACCATGAATGAGGTGAAAAAGTACTTGGATGCTGATGTCTTATTTGGTGGAGAGTTTCTTCATAATCGCGTAGATCATTTCATCTTTGGGGCCATGCAGGTTTCTAATTTTTTGAACCACATCAAAAAAAATGTTCTCATAGTAGCTCCCGGAGATCGTGCTGATATTGTATTAGCCTCACTTCAAGCAAGTTTATCACAAAATTATCCGAAAATTGCCGGAATTGTGCTGACAGGAGGTTTTGAGTTAGCCGATTCTGTAATCAAACTGATTGAAGGTTCAGATGTGAACTTACCCATACTTTCTGTACAAGAACCCTCTTTTTATGCCGCTACCAAAGTATCGGGTATTCATTCCAAAATTTCTCCTGATAATCAGGCAAAAATTGAATCTGCTATCAATACTTTCCGCAAATACATAGATGTAGAGAGTCTGGAAACAGCCATGGCAAACTTTGTCCATGTTGGTATGACCCCGCGAATGTTTCAATACCAGTTGGTTAGTAAAGCACGAAGTAAGAAAAAGCATATAGTACTTCCAGAGGGTAAGGATGACCGAATCTTATTGGCAGCAGATCGATTGGTCAAGCAGGATATCGTTTATATTACTATTTTGGGTGATATAAAAGAAATGAAGGCTTCTATCAACCGCCTGGGATTGAGTCTTTCTGATGAAAATTGTCAACTCATCAACCCCATTGATTCAATTTATTTTGATGATTATGCCAATACCCTGTTTGAGTTGAGAAAAGGCAAGAATATGCCACTTGGCGTTGCTAGAGATTTGATGACAGATGTTGCCTATTTCGGCACGATGATGGTGTTCAAGGGACATGCAGATGGGATGGTTTCAGGTGCTGCCCATACCACAGCGCACACGATTCGCCCAGCACTCCAATTTGTGAAGACCAAGCCAGGGATTTCCTTGGTATCTTCCATATTTTTCATGAGTCTACCAGAGCGGGTTTTGGTGTTTGGAGATTGTGCCATTAATATAAACCCTAGCTCTGAAGAATTATCCGAAATCGCCATTTCTTCAGCAGATACAGCCAAAAGTTTTGGAATTGAGCCTAAAGTAGCCATGCTTTCGTATTCTTCCGGTGCTTCGGGTACAGGAGAAGATGTAGAAAAAGTAAGAAAAGCCACCGAGTTAATCAAGGAAAAACGACCGGATATTTTGGTCGAAGGCCCCATTCAATACGATGCGGCGGTAGACCCCTTGACAGGTCAACAGAAAATGCCAGGTTCACCTGTTGCAGGTAAGGCAACGGTACTGATTTTCCCTGATTTGAATACGGGTAACAATACATACAAGGCTGTACAGCGGGAAACAGGCGCCATGGCCATCGGCCCAATGCTTCAAGGGTTGAATAAGCCAGTCAATGATCTTAGTCGTGGTTGCACCGTAGACGATATTTTCAATACCGTGGTCATCACTTCCATCCAAGCACAAGAATAA
- a CDS encoding alpha/beta hydrolase-fold protein has product MKQSQLWVIIWILVIYSCQPRGGQGPLFEITLSETLIDQAQDGRLILMLSTNDASEPRFQISDGPESQLAFGIDVENWEPGKPIMIDAEAFGYPIRSLKDVPEGTYQVQALLNRYETFYLKDGRVLKLPPDKGEGQQWNRKPGNFYNVPATVNIQKAGKVRITLDQEIPAIPDPVDTKYIKHVKMKSEMLSDWWGRDVYLGANVLLPHGFEEHTEARYPLMIFHGHFPYTFGGWRESPPDPNLEPDYSARFGIEGYNILQQQEAYDQYQQWISPDFPRYLVIEIQHPTPYYDDSYAVNSANQGPYGDAITYELIPYIEEMFRGIGEGWSRFLYGGSTGGWESLAVMIKYPDEYGACFAACPDPIDFQAYTVVDIYQDKNAYYLDSPWKNTPRPGKRDYLGHVSANLEEMNHRELVLGTKGRSGQQWDIWEATYSPVGEDGYPARLWDKVTGDINPEVAAYWRENYDLGHILRRDWEKGLGEKLKGKIHIYCGDMDNYYLNNAVYLVEEFLESTTNPYYAGEVDYGDRAEHCWNGDHEHPLYISRLRYNTFYLPKILDIMKRDAPRGADLSSWMY; this is encoded by the coding sequence ATGAAACAATCGCAGCTCTGGGTAATCATTTGGATTCTTGTAATTTATTCCTGCCAACCAAGGGGAGGACAGGGACCACTCTTCGAAATTACACTTTCTGAAACATTGATTGATCAAGCCCAAGATGGGCGTTTGATTTTAATGTTGTCAACCAACGATGCTTCTGAGCCTCGATTTCAGATTTCGGATGGACCTGAATCTCAGTTAGCATTTGGAATAGATGTTGAAAACTGGGAGCCGGGTAAGCCAATAATGATCGATGCGGAGGCATTTGGATACCCTATCCGAAGTTTGAAAGATGTGCCTGAGGGTACGTATCAAGTTCAGGCTTTGCTCAATCGGTATGAAACCTTTTATCTGAAAGACGGTAGGGTGTTGAAGCTTCCACCGGATAAGGGAGAGGGACAGCAATGGAACCGTAAACCAGGTAATTTTTACAATGTTCCAGCGACGGTGAATATCCAAAAAGCAGGAAAAGTAAGGATTACTTTGGATCAGGAAATCCCAGCGATTCCAGATCCTGTGGATACCAAGTACATCAAACATGTGAAAATGAAAAGTGAGATGCTGAGTGATTGGTGGGGTAGAGATGTGTATCTAGGAGCGAATGTCTTGTTGCCTCATGGATTTGAGGAACATACAGAGGCACGATACCCATTGATGATTTTTCATGGGCACTTTCCTTATACATTTGGAGGCTGGAGAGAAAGCCCTCCAGATCCTAATTTAGAGCCAGACTACTCAGCTCGATTTGGGATCGAGGGATACAATATTCTTCAGCAGCAAGAGGCCTATGATCAATACCAGCAATGGATCAGTCCTGATTTTCCCAGATATTTGGTCATCGAAATTCAGCATCCCACACCTTATTACGATGATAGCTATGCAGTCAATTCAGCTAATCAAGGCCCCTATGGGGATGCGATTACCTACGAACTGATTCCATACATCGAAGAAATGTTTCGAGGAATTGGAGAGGGTTGGAGTCGTTTTCTTTACGGGGGATCTACAGGTGGCTGGGAATCTTTGGCAGTGATGATCAAATACCCTGATGAGTATGGTGCTTGTTTTGCAGCTTGTCCTGATCCTATTGATTTTCAAGCCTACACGGTAGTGGATATTTATCAGGATAAAAACGCTTACTATTTGGATAGTCCTTGGAAAAATACTCCTCGGCCAGGAAAAAGAGATTATCTGGGCCATGTAAGTGCTAATTTGGAAGAGATGAACCACAGAGAATTGGTTTTAGGAACCAAAGGAAGAAGCGGTCAGCAGTGGGATATTTGGGAAGCCACCTATTCTCCTGTCGGTGAAGATGGTTACCCAGCGCGACTCTGGGATAAGGTAACTGGAGATATAAATCCAGAAGTTGCAGCATATTGGAGAGAAAACTATGATTTAGGCCATATTTTGAGACGTGATTGGGAAAAAGGCTTAGGAGAAAAACTAAAAGGGAAAATTCACATCTATTGCGGCGATATGGACAACTACTATCTCAACAATGCGGTGTATTTGGTTGAAGAATTTCTTGAAAGTACCACCAATCCTTACTATGCAGGAGAAGTGGATTATGGAGATAGGGCAGAACATTGCTGGAATGGGGACCATGAGCATCCTCTCTACATTTCAAGACTTCGTTACAATACATTTTATTTACCGAAAATCTTGGATATAATGAAAAGAGACGCTCCCCGAGGAGCAGATTTGAGTAGTTGGATGTATTAA
- the ppsA gene encoding phosphoenolpyruvate synthase, with the protein MNNSPYLLDLTEVDLSMIHLVGGKNASLGEMIQNLAARNILVPGGFVITVAAFNAYIQHNQLREKIDQLLEGIDTSDIIKLRKTGAAIRRLVADGVFPSELVQEITDRYYELSSRYDNEATDVAVRSSATAEDLPDASFAGQQETFLNVRGAQGLLNAVKSCFASLYNDRAISYRAERGFDHAAVQLSVGVQKMVRSDLGVSGVAFSIDTESGFKDAVVINGAYGLGELLVQGEISPDEFIVYKPNLRNPALRPIIEKKMGRKHHKLVYGTTPTELVKRVPVDQKLANNFCLHEDQILLLARWVAEIENYYTEKRGVPTPMDVEWAVDGLTKQLFIVQARPETVHSQREEDVLVEYHFDEKLSASKLIMEGIAVGDGIGFGKVHKLYSLDGRDGSVDEAAFKEGSVLVTEMTDPDWEPIMKKASAIVTDKGGRTCHAAIVAREMGIPAIVGTGNASLVLQDDDEITVSCADGETGKVYKGQIEFEEIQTNLKDLPTTQTPLMMNVASPDMAFKFSKIPNSGVGLVREEFIINNYIKVHPLALLKHREVGDEVLSKKIEHITSGFDSESDFFIKKLSYGIGRIAAAFYPKDVIVRFSDFKSNEYMNLLGGKYFEPEEENPMIGWRGAARYYSDAFREAFGLECQAIKKVREEAGLDNVIVMIPFCRTPAEMKRVLDTMASFGLVRGENGLKVFLMAELPSNVMLAEEFSEHIDGFSIGSNDLTQLTLGLDRDSSLVAHLYDERNEAVKMMIRILIQKAKSKKVKVGICGQGPSDFPDFAAFLIEEGIDTISVTPDSMLKTLRAVSALEQEKNS; encoded by the coding sequence ATGAACAACAGCCCTTACCTGTTAGATTTAACAGAAGTAGACCTCTCCATGATTCACTTGGTCGGAGGAAAGAATGCATCTCTAGGTGAGATGATTCAAAATTTAGCAGCGCGTAATATTCTTGTCCCCGGAGGATTTGTGATTACTGTGGCCGCTTTCAATGCATATATCCAACACAATCAGCTACGAGAAAAAATTGATCAGCTTCTGGAAGGCATTGATACCTCCGATATCATCAAGCTTCGAAAAACTGGAGCAGCCATTCGTCGCTTGGTGGCCGACGGGGTATTCCCTTCTGAATTGGTACAAGAGATAACGGACCGCTACTATGAACTATCCTCTCGCTACGATAATGAGGCAACAGATGTAGCTGTCCGCTCATCTGCTACGGCAGAAGACTTGCCAGATGCCTCCTTTGCTGGACAGCAGGAGACTTTTCTGAATGTAAGGGGTGCACAAGGTTTACTGAACGCAGTCAAAAGCTGTTTTGCCTCGCTTTACAACGACCGTGCCATCTCTTATCGCGCTGAAAGAGGTTTTGATCATGCTGCGGTCCAACTTTCGGTAGGTGTACAAAAAATGGTGCGCTCGGATTTGGGCGTTTCAGGGGTTGCTTTCTCTATTGATACGGAAAGCGGATTCAAAGATGCTGTTGTGATCAACGGTGCCTATGGCTTGGGAGAGCTGCTTGTTCAAGGGGAGATCTCTCCTGATGAATTCATTGTTTACAAACCTAATTTGAGGAATCCTGCCCTTCGGCCCATCATCGAAAAGAAAATGGGTCGCAAGCATCACAAATTGGTCTATGGAACCACCCCTACGGAATTGGTAAAACGGGTACCCGTAGATCAGAAATTGGCCAATAATTTTTGTCTCCATGAAGATCAAATCCTGCTGTTGGCTCGCTGGGTAGCTGAAATAGAAAACTATTACACGGAGAAACGAGGTGTTCCTACGCCGATGGATGTAGAATGGGCCGTGGATGGATTGACCAAACAGTTGTTTATCGTGCAGGCTCGTCCCGAAACGGTACATTCCCAGCGAGAAGAAGACGTTTTGGTCGAATATCATTTTGACGAAAAGCTGTCAGCATCCAAGCTCATCATGGAAGGGATCGCTGTGGGAGATGGGATTGGTTTTGGGAAGGTCCATAAGTTGTATTCTCTCGATGGACGGGATGGAAGTGTGGATGAAGCAGCTTTTAAGGAAGGCTCCGTACTTGTGACAGAGATGACAGATCCTGATTGGGAGCCCATTATGAAAAAGGCTTCGGCAATAGTTACAGACAAAGGTGGGAGAACTTGTCATGCAGCAATTGTAGCGAGGGAAATGGGTATACCGGCCATCGTGGGAACAGGCAATGCATCCTTGGTTTTGCAGGATGATGATGAAATTACAGTTTCTTGTGCTGATGGAGAGACGGGTAAAGTGTATAAAGGTCAGATCGAATTTGAAGAAATACAAACAAACCTCAAGGACCTTCCCACTACACAAACACCATTGATGATGAATGTTGCTTCTCCGGATATGGCTTTTAAGTTTTCAAAAATACCCAATAGTGGCGTGGGCTTGGTCCGGGAAGAATTTATCATCAACAATTATATCAAGGTTCATCCACTAGCGCTTTTGAAACATAGAGAAGTAGGGGATGAAGTGCTTTCCAAAAAAATTGAGCACATTACCTCTGGTTTTGATTCAGAGAGTGATTTTTTTATCAAGAAGTTGTCCTACGGAATTGGAAGGATTGCCGCAGCATTTTATCCGAAAGATGTGATTGTTCGGTTTTCAGATTTCAAATCCAATGAGTACATGAATTTATTGGGGGGGAAGTATTTTGAACCCGAAGAGGAAAATCCCATGATCGGATGGAGAGGTGCAGCCCGGTATTACTCAGATGCATTCAGAGAAGCGTTTGGTTTGGAGTGTCAAGCGATCAAAAAAGTACGGGAAGAAGCAGGATTGGACAATGTGATAGTGATGATTCCTTTCTGTCGAACACCCGCAGAGATGAAACGGGTCCTAGATACCATGGCTTCATTCGGCTTAGTTCGGGGGGAAAATGGGCTCAAGGTATTTTTGATGGCAGAATTGCCATCCAATGTAATGCTTGCGGAGGAGTTTTCGGAGCACATCGATGGTTTTTCCATTGGTTCAAATGACTTGACGCAACTTACCTTAGGTTTGGATAGGGATTCCAGTTTGGTGGCACATCTATACGATGAGCGAAACGAGGCAGTGAAAATGATGATCCGTATTCTGATTCAAAAGGCTAAATCCAAAAAAGTAAAGGTCGGTATCTGCGGACAAGGTCCATCCGATTTCCCAGATTTTGCGGCATTCTTGATTGAAGAGGGGATTGATACCATATCTGTCACACCTGACTCTATGTTGAAAACACTTCGGGCTGTGTCGGCTTTGGAACAAGAAAAAAATAGTTAA